A region of Chroococcidiopsis sp. SAG 2025 DNA encodes the following proteins:
- a CDS encoding transposase gives MATVPTQLSQGRVVIVQADTEFGTVEFLKAVRKQSWRAVVGMRCNRKMQDGRHLKQLYRHANRGQQVYLAGDTQPLTVSWFWLKRAEGKRELRFVVSTHPYSGIYLVRLGRKRSCIEGFFKTSKHRFGLHRFGQTTKLGVYRWLIKSANCLSIGALD, from the coding sequence TTGGCAACGGTTCCAACCCAGTTGAGTCAGGGCAGGGTGGTCATTGTACAGGCAGATACGGAGTTTGGCACCGTAGAGTTTCTCAAAGCAGTGCGAAAGCAGTCGTGGCGAGCAGTCGTGGGGATGCGCTGCAATCGCAAAATGCAGGACGGTCGTCATCTAAAGCAACTGTATCGCCATGCCAACCGTGGACAACAGGTGTATTTAGCGGGAGACACACAGCCACTGACGGTGTCCTGGTTCTGGCTCAAACGAGCCGAAGGCAAGCGAGAACTGCGCTTTGTCGTTTCTACCCATCCTTACTCTGGCATTTATCTGGTGCGGCTAGGACGTAAGCGCTCTTGCATTGAGGGCTTTTTCAAAACGAGCAAACATCGTTTTGGGCTGCATCGCTTTGGGCAAACTACGAAACTTGGTGTCTATCGCTGGCTCATCAAGAGCGCTAATTGCCTATCTATTGGCGCATTGGATTGA
- a CDS encoding protein kinase domain-containing protein, with translation MIAPTLLNNRYRVQKKLGTGGFGETFVAEDTQMPSSRRCVIKQLKLADRTPQVQKWVEDLFGREAAVLEALGDASNQIPQLYAYFCENDKFYLVQEYVEGQTLEAKVKQEGLLSENAVKQILVDILPVLEYVHKKHIIHRDIKPSNIILRSSDGKPVLIDFGAVKEMMGTMMSSAGNFNQTIAIGTAGFMPLEQQAGRPVYASDIFSIGITATYLLTGKLPNEMLDRRTGEVMWQQYAIGVSPSFATVIDKAIKPMAGDRYPTAKEMLQALQMPVTQVASASELAATEVNRTGMATQVSQTLPPIAQDAARTPEIIPNDKTSGGKNWQKAVPAIAGAVGVGVVGGFFMWWHSAQMLSISKQEARDLIERWQEAKQEIFAPPYNRQLAEELTTGKLSDEILTSSKPYSSINWLASHKASYKYGSQKIDAIEDLIVKGNEATIQAVIVEERTLVENGTSKITTLDTTRVRYDLVAEHQKWKIRDYKNVTVVKAVTPAWEMK, from the coding sequence ATGATTGCGCCGACACTCTTGAACAATCGCTATCGCGTGCAAAAAAAGCTGGGAACTGGTGGCTTTGGCGAAACTTTTGTAGCAGAAGATACGCAAATGCCTTCAAGTCGTCGGTGTGTAATTAAGCAACTTAAACTCGCAGATCGTACTCCTCAAGTTCAAAAGTGGGTTGAAGATCTGTTTGGGCGAGAAGCCGCAGTGTTGGAAGCATTAGGCGATGCCAGCAATCAAATTCCTCAGTTGTATGCATATTTTTGTGAAAATGACAAGTTTTACTTAGTCCAGGAATATGTTGAGGGTCAAACACTAGAAGCAAAGGTGAAGCAGGAAGGGTTACTGAGCGAAAATGCGGTGAAGCAAATTTTAGTAGACATTTTGCCAGTACTGGAATACGTTCATAAGAAACATATTATTCATCGGGATATTAAGCCGAGCAACATTATTTTGCGTTCCTCAGACGGCAAACCAGTCTTAATCGATTTCGGTGCGGTTAAAGAAATGATGGGAACGATGATGTCCTCGGCGGGTAACTTCAACCAGACGATCGCCATTGGTACGGCAGGGTTTATGCCGCTCGAGCAGCAAGCTGGACGACCCGTGTATGCGAGTGACATCTTTAGTATAGGAATAACGGCAACTTACCTACTTACAGGCAAGCTACCTAACGAGATGCTCGATCGTCGAACAGGCGAGGTTATGTGGCAGCAGTACGCTATAGGCGTTAGCCCCAGTTTTGCAACTGTTATAGATAAAGCAATTAAACCAATGGCAGGGGATCGCTACCCCACAGCCAAAGAGATGCTACAAGCATTGCAGATGCCAGTAACACAAGTTGCTTCAGCCTCAGAACTAGCCGCAACGGAAGTAAATCGAACCGGAATGGCAACTCAAGTATCGCAGACGTTGCCGCCGATCGCCCAGGATGCTGCTCGAACCCCAGAAATAATACCAAATGATAAAACTTCTGGGGGCAAGAATTGGCAAAAAGCCGTACCAGCGATCGCGGGTGCGGTCGGTGTTGGTGTTGTGGGTGGTTTTTTCATGTGGTGGCACTCAGCACAAATGCTCTCTATTTCCAAGCAAGAAGCTAGAGATTTAATCGAGCGGTGGCAAGAAGCCAAACAAGAAATATTTGCTCCTCCCTACAATCGGCAGTTGGCAGAGGAATTAACTACAGGCAAACTGTCTGATGAAATCTTAACTTCAAGTAAACCATATAGCTCGATCAATTGGCTGGCGAGTCATAAAGCATCCTATAAATATGGTTCTCAAAAAATAGATGCGATTGAAGACCTGATCGTGAAAGGAAATGAAGCAACTATTCAAGCCGTCATTGTTGAGGAAAGGACGCTAGTAGAAAACGGGACGAGCAAAATTACAACTTTAGATACCACGCGCGTTCGCTACGATTTGGTAGCAGAACATCAAAAATGGAAGATCCGTGATTACAAAAATGTTACGGTTGTTAAAGCTGTTACACCAGCTTGGGAGATGAAATAA
- a CDS encoding COP23 domain-containing protein: MKVHLFTSGITILTVIIANTVMSSQPAPAGEKVTFVCGTNNGVPTTLARTATKSVPVIRWSSNHFKGSQWTPRKRCQEVSKKFQTYYQNGALNYLTTGYDKKTGQPVICVADREGGSCTGVLFTLKPGSNPGEVLQNLVNVRVRASGPLNESADRVYVNVNQLIDPGAGEATNAPQMTPSQQSGTSSNKLW, from the coding sequence ATGAAAGTTCATCTATTTACTTCTGGCATTACTATATTAACTGTAATAATTGCCAATACAGTTATGAGTAGCCAGCCTGCTCCGGCTGGGGAAAAAGTTACTTTTGTCTGCGGTACGAACAATGGCGTACCAACGACTTTAGCCCGAACGGCAACTAAAAGCGTACCAGTCATTAGATGGAGTTCCAATCATTTTAAAGGTTCGCAATGGACTCCTCGAAAGCGCTGTCAGGAAGTCTCGAAAAAGTTTCAGACTTACTATCAAAACGGCGCTTTAAATTATCTGACAACTGGGTACGATAAAAAGACCGGACAGCCTGTTATTTGCGTTGCCGATCGCGAAGGTGGTAGTTGTACGGGAGTCCTGTTTACGCTCAAACCAGGAAGCAATCCTGGAGAAGTCTTGCAAAATCTGGTCAACGTGCGCGTGCGAGCCAGTGGACCTCTAAATGAAAGTGCAGATCGCGTTTACGTCAATGTCAACCAGTTGATCGATCCAGGTGCAGGCGAAGCTACTAACGCTCCTCAGATGACTCCTAGCCAACAAAGCGGTACTAGTAGTAATAAACTTTGGTAA
- a CDS encoding serine protease yields the protein MSAPPFALSNTLSPAQLSTTEKRALAVSELHKYARAITVKVRSTDSWGSGILIQRQGLVYTVVTNEHVLQPRKQHTVQTHDGIIYSASTVTAINFQNNDLAVLQFHSPNKVYSTALLAENETLVVGNEVFAAGFPADADTSQTTEFKFTDGNVTFVTDKALDGGYQVGYTNAVEKGMSGGPVLNLRGEVVAINGMHAHPLWGDPYVFKDGSKPCAPIYELMVKSSWAISIATFIQLFPKSSARQNSNSMRSLQISSQVKNSQQLPLEILQMRTKAEAAKKCMRLDT from the coding sequence ATGTCTGCACCTCCATTCGCCTTATCTAATACATTGTCACCAGCTCAACTATCCACAACGGAAAAACGCGCTCTTGCTGTCAGTGAACTCCACAAATATGCCCGCGCGATCACTGTCAAAGTGCGATCAACAGATAGTTGGGGTTCGGGTATCTTAATTCAACGTCAAGGCTTGGTCTACACGGTAGTAACAAACGAACACGTATTGCAGCCTCGAAAGCAGCATACAGTTCAAACTCATGATGGTATTATTTATTCTGCATCTACAGTCACGGCAATAAATTTTCAAAATAACGACCTAGCTGTACTCCAATTTCACAGCCCAAACAAAGTCTATTCAACTGCCTTGTTGGCGGAAAATGAGACGCTAGTAGTTGGAAATGAAGTATTTGCTGCTGGTTTTCCAGCCGATGCCGACACTTCTCAAACTACAGAGTTTAAGTTTACAGATGGAAACGTAACATTTGTAACTGATAAAGCCCTTGATGGCGGATATCAAGTAGGATACACAAATGCAGTAGAAAAAGGTATGAGCGGTGGTCCCGTGCTGAATTTACGCGGTGAAGTTGTAGCAATTAATGGTATGCACGCACATCCCTTATGGGGAGATCCATATGTATTTAAAGATGGTTCTAAGCCTTGTGCGCCAATATATGAATTAATGGTCAAATCGAGTTGGGCAATTTCGATCGCAACTTTCATCCAACTATTTCCAAAATCTTCTGCCCGTCAAAATTCTAACTCTATGCGATCACTGCAAATTTCCTCGCAGGTGAAGAATTCGCAACAACTGCCATTAGAAATTTTGCAGATGCGAACTAAGGCAGAAGCAGCAAAAAAGTGTATGCGGTTAGATACTTAG
- a CDS encoding serine protease, with the protein MKFHSRLTAPLLVTAAIAITAVILPSGVIVPSIVMALSGVEVSEIAKKITVLIDTQNPGSGVIVAKEKNNYYVLTAWHVMRYSDWQYTIKTSDGKSYPLDYSTVKRLPGVDLAIMEFSSNDTYMTAKLGNSDRALEGTPVYIAGFPNPGAGIEERIYRFTSGEISGRFLKPKEGGYALVYTNTTRTGFSGGPVLDSEGHLVGIHGQGETSQSASNESGEASDSKTGFNMGIPIKTFLNLVSKTGMKLAVQVENSPSSEATSNNSPTLTAPQLPETVRPANNAQQPICAGRRCL; encoded by the coding sequence ATGAAATTCCATTCCCGACTGACAGCACCGCTGCTTGTTACCGCAGCGATCGCTATAACCGCAGTTATATTACCTTCAGGAGTTATCGTGCCTTCAATTGTGATGGCTTTGTCTGGAGTTGAGGTTAGTGAAATTGCTAAAAAAATTACCGTTTTAATCGATACTCAAAACCCTGGTTCGGGAGTTATTGTTGCTAAAGAAAAGAACAATTATTACGTTCTAACTGCTTGGCACGTCATGCGGTATTCTGATTGGCAATATACAATTAAGACCTCAGACGGAAAAAGCTATCCGCTCGATTACAGCACTGTAAAAAGACTTCCAGGAGTGGATTTAGCGATCATGGAGTTTAGCAGTAATGACACCTATATGACCGCTAAACTAGGCAATTCCGACCGAGCATTAGAAGGGACTCCAGTTTATATTGCTGGATTTCCCAATCCTGGGGCAGGAATTGAAGAACGGATTTATCGGTTCACATCGGGAGAGATATCGGGACGTTTTTTGAAGCCGAAAGAAGGCGGTTACGCATTGGTTTACACTAATACAACTCGTACCGGATTTAGCGGCGGTCCGGTACTAGATTCCGAAGGTCATTTAGTAGGAATTCACGGACAAGGTGAAACTTCTCAAAGTGCGAGTAATGAATCGGGCGAAGCAAGCGACAGCAAAACTGGTTTTAATATGGGTATTCCCATTAAAACTTTTCTGAATTTAGTATCAAAGACAGGTATGAAGTTAGCAGTACAAGTTGAGAATTCCCCCTCCTCTGAAGCAACGAGCAACAATTCTCCGACGCTGACAGCCCCTCAACTCCCTGAAACAGTTCGCCCTGCTAATAATGCTCAACAACCTATTTGTGCCGGTAGACGTTGCCTTTAG
- a CDS encoding tyrosine-type recombinase/integrase, with the protein MRIREHLLPEEVSAMRSAIKKFKGRHAHRDSTIILLCYRHGLRVAEVASLRWEQIDWNGGTIYVKRVKKGTSSVQPLSGLEIRSLRQMQRDYPASPYIFQSSRRSPLASDTIAGIVERAGKLAGLPFPVHAHMLRHGTGYYLANRGIDTRTIQSYLGHKNIQHTVRYTELASTKFHGLWDD; encoded by the coding sequence ATTAGAATTAGGGAGCATTTGTTACCAGAAGAAGTCTCTGCGATGCGCTCAGCTATCAAAAAATTCAAGGGTCGCCACGCTCACCGAGATTCAACCATAATTTTGCTTTGCTACCGTCACGGGTTGCGAGTGGCAGAGGTGGCATCTTTGCGATGGGAGCAAATAGATTGGAATGGTGGCACAATTTACGTGAAGCGAGTCAAAAAAGGGACATCCTCGGTTCAACCACTTTCCGGTCTAGAGATTCGCTCTCTGCGTCAGATGCAACGAGATTATCCCGCTAGTCCCTATATTTTCCAGTCTTCTCGACGTAGCCCATTGGCATCTGATACGATAGCCGGCATTGTTGAGCGGGCTGGTAAATTAGCTGGTTTGCCTTTTCCTGTTCATGCTCATATGCTGCGGCATGGAACAGGTTATTATTTGGCGAATCGAGGCATTGATACTCGAACAATTCAGAGTTACTTGGGGCATAAAAATATTCAGCATACTGTTCGTTACACCGAACTTGCATCTACCAAGTTTCATGGGCTTTGGGATGATTAA